The following are encoded together in the Azospirillum lipoferum 4B genome:
- a CDS encoding DUF485 domain-containing protein: protein MTPNATRILNNPKFQELVAKRSAFAWTLSIAMLVIYFGFILLVAFGKSFLGTPIGSGVTTWGIPVGVFTIVSAFILTGIYVYRANGEFDELNRQILEESK, encoded by the coding sequence ATGACTCCAAATGCAACACGGATCCTGAACAATCCAAAGTTCCAGGAACTGGTGGCCAAACGGTCCGCCTTCGCCTGGACTTTGTCGATTGCCATGCTGGTCATCTATTTCGGCTTCATTCTGCTGGTGGCGTTCGGGAAGAGCTTCCTGGGCACGCCGATCGGCTCCGGCGTTACGACCTGGGGCATTCCGGTCGGCGTCTTCACCATCGTGTCCGCCTTCATCCTGACCGGCATCTACGTCTATCGGGCGAACGGCGAATTCGACGAGCTGAACCGCCAGATTCTGGAGGAATCGAAGTGA
- a CDS encoding class I SAM-dependent methyltransferase produces the protein MSTPHPLSPPSPWVERFAPLVRAGGPVLDLACGGGRHLRLFHRRGHPVAGLDRDLGGVADLDGSAGVTLIQADLESGDSGSHTPSLPTAGRFAGIVVTNYLHRPLFPAILAALEPGGVLIYETFADGNARFGRPSSPDFLLRRGELLEAVRGTLQVVAFEQGEISVPKPAVVQRICAVAGNDPLPL, from the coding sequence ATGTCCACGCCCCACCCGCTTTCGCCGCCCTCCCCCTGGGTGGAGCGCTTCGCCCCGCTGGTGCGGGCGGGCGGCCCGGTGCTCGACCTCGCCTGCGGCGGCGGGCGGCATCTTCGGCTGTTCCACCGGCGCGGCCATCCGGTGGCCGGGCTGGACCGCGACCTCGGCGGCGTCGCCGACCTGGACGGCAGCGCGGGCGTCACCCTGATCCAGGCCGATCTGGAGAGCGGCGACTCGGGCAGCCACACCCCCTCCCTGCCGACCGCCGGCCGCTTCGCCGGGATCGTCGTCACCAACTACCTGCACCGCCCGCTCTTCCCCGCCATCCTGGCGGCGCTGGAACCGGGCGGCGTGCTGATCTACGAGACCTTCGCCGACGGCAACGCCCGCTTCGGCCGCCCGTCCTCCCCCGACTTCCTGCTGCGCCGGGGCGAGCTGCTGGAGGCGGTGCGCGGCACGCTTCAGGTGGTGGCCTTCGAACAGGGAGAGATATCAGTGCCCAAGCCCGCGGTGGTGCAGCGGATCTGCGCCGTCGCCGGGAACGATCCGCTGCCGCTCTGA
- a CDS encoding AraC family transcriptional regulator: MAHDSISAELPVPCSAVAAKPGTRLDYGDRTERVVAYIAANLDEPLDLDRLAEVACFSPYHFHRIYRAITGETAAETLRRLRLHRAAGDLVRDSIAIPTIARRAGYGSVEAFTRAFGQSYGVTPAAYRRQGRLNPPVPTTHRTEDSMHEVEIRDLPAYRIVGLPHTGPYMTIGVSFDRLYAWASKQGLIGPGTRSFAIYYDDPESVKPEELRSFAGLMLNLGVVEDGAIRVVDIPGGRHAVVRHQGPYAELGAVYRWLYGEWLPSSGHTPGDAPCYEEYLNNPRALPPAEWLTEICVPLAD, from the coding sequence ATGGCCCACGACAGCATCTCCGCCGAACTGCCTGTACCTTGCTCCGCCGTCGCGGCGAAGCCCGGCACCCGGCTCGATTACGGCGACCGGACCGAACGGGTGGTGGCCTATATCGCCGCCAACCTGGACGAACCGCTCGACCTCGATCGGCTGGCGGAGGTCGCCTGCTTCTCGCCCTACCATTTTCACCGCATTTACCGGGCGATCACCGGCGAGACGGCGGCGGAAACCCTGCGCCGGCTGCGCCTGCACCGGGCGGCCGGCGATCTGGTGCGCGACAGCATCGCCATCCCGACCATCGCCCGGCGGGCGGGCTACGGCAGCGTCGAGGCCTTCACCCGTGCCTTCGGGCAAAGCTACGGCGTGACGCCGGCAGCCTATCGCAGGCAAGGACGGCTCAATCCTCCGGTTCCGACCACTCATCGAACGGAGGACAGCATGCACGAGGTCGAGATCCGCGACCTGCCCGCCTATCGCATCGTCGGGCTGCCGCACACCGGTCCCTACATGACCATCGGCGTCAGCTTCGACCGGCTCTATGCCTGGGCGTCGAAACAGGGGCTGATCGGTCCGGGCACCCGCAGCTTCGCCATCTATTACGACGATCCCGAATCGGTGAAGCCGGAGGAGTTGCGCTCCTTCGCCGGGCTGATGCTGAACCTGGGTGTCGTGGAGGACGGGGCGATCCGCGTGGTGGACATCCCCGGCGGGCGTCATGCCGTGGTCCGGCACCAGGGACCCTATGCCGAACTCGGCGCGGTCTACCGCTGGCTCTACGGCGAGTGGCTGCCCAGCAGCGGCCACACGCCGGGCGACGCCCCCTGCTACGAGGAATACCTCAACAACCCAAGGGCCTTGCCGCCGGCCGAGTGGCTGACCGAGATCTGCGTTCCGCTGGCGGACTGA
- a CDS encoding DUF1178 family protein: MILFALRCSADHRFEAWFRNGAAYDEQAAAHQIACPICGDTVVGKAPMAPRIAKGVARAADRARDQAEAVAANAPPSAAPAAPSNAAPATLPAPIPAPVPLPSAADMVAALPPSLNDAQREAVAEVMRQLTEVRRSVEKNCDYVGDRFAEEARRIHYGETDPRGIYGEASDDEVAELHEEGVTFHRIPWIPRTDS; the protein is encoded by the coding sequence ATGATCCTCTTCGCGTTGAGATGCTCGGCCGACCACCGGTTCGAGGCGTGGTTCCGCAACGGCGCCGCCTATGACGAACAGGCGGCGGCGCACCAGATCGCCTGCCCGATCTGCGGCGACACCGTCGTCGGCAAGGCGCCGATGGCCCCGCGCATCGCCAAGGGAGTCGCCAGGGCCGCCGACCGCGCCCGCGACCAGGCCGAAGCCGTCGCGGCGAACGCCCCGCCGTCCGCTGCCCCGGCTGCCCCGTCCAACGCCGCGCCCGCAACCCTGCCGGCGCCGATTCCCGCCCCGGTTCCACTGCCCAGCGCCGCCGACATGGTCGCCGCCCTGCCGCCCAGCCTGAACGACGCCCAGCGCGAGGCGGTGGCCGAGGTGATGCGGCAGCTGACCGAGGTGCGGCGCAGCGTGGAGAAGAACTGCGATTATGTCGGCGACCGCTTCGCCGAGGAGGCGCGGCGCATCCATTACGGCGAGACCGATCCCCGCGGCATCTATGGCGAGGCGTCGGACGACGAGGTCGCCGAACTCCACGAGGAGGGTGTGACATTTCACCGCATTCCGTGGATCCCGCGGACCGATTCCTGA
- a CDS encoding RNA methyltransferase, with protein MRGYFGIGVERISKPGNVGNLMRTAHAFGASFFFAIDPEPDLRETKLVDTSGATLHLPLYIHERVADFTLPRDCMLVGVELTDDAVELPSFRHPSRAAYVLGPERDSLSPALLARCDHVVKIPMSFCINVGVAGALVMYDRMISLGRFAERPVRPGGPLEGPAQHKHGKQIMRKEDRRRRIRGEQKPVPDDSDE; from the coding sequence ATGCGTGGTTATTTCGGAATCGGGGTGGAGCGGATCAGCAAGCCGGGCAATGTCGGCAACCTGATGCGCACCGCCCATGCCTTCGGCGCCTCCTTCTTCTTCGCCATCGATCCGGAACCGGATCTGCGGGAGACGAAGCTGGTCGATACCTCGGGCGCCACGCTGCACCTGCCGCTCTACATCCACGAGCGGGTCGCCGACTTCACCCTGCCCAGGGACTGCATGCTGGTCGGGGTGGAGCTGACCGACGATGCGGTGGAGCTGCCCAGCTTCCGCCACCCGTCGCGCGCCGCCTATGTGCTGGGGCCGGAGCGCGACAGCCTGTCGCCCGCCCTGCTGGCGCGCTGCGACCATGTGGTGAAGATCCCGATGTCCTTCTGCATCAATGTCGGCGTCGCCGGGGCGCTGGTGATGTATGACCGGATGATCTCGCTGGGCCGCTTCGCCGAGCGCCCGGTGCGTCCCGGCGGCCCGCTGGAGGGGCCGGCGCAGCACAAGCATGGCAAGCAGATCATGCGCAAGGAGGACCGCCGCCGCCGCATCCGCGGGGAGCAGAAGCCGGTTCCCGACGACAGCGACGAGTAA
- a CDS encoding asparaginase yields the protein MSQDHTHDHSCCGGDHHHGHSHQNSEGAEGRADLSGPAESPITVEVTRGSLVESVHRARACIVDAGGHVLARWGDIDASVYPRSAIKSLQAIPLVESGALDAFGLGDEELALACSSHNGEARHTELVRSWAERVGLTLDDYECGAQIPYDPATAADLVRRGEAPTAFHNNCSGKHSGFLTTAKHRGERLKGYVRYEHPVQQRILGVIEQMTGQDLFGAPWGVDGCSIPTIGIPLGAIAYAMARIADPVDLPDARAAAVTRIAAAWGRHPFLIGGTGTFDTALMEAAGGAVLVKGGAEGVGCAVIPEQGIGIALKIEDGAARARDVALAALIRSTGALTEAQWARVPQLLTAPLLNRAGTRVGEVRPAAGWPAA from the coding sequence ATGAGCCAAGACCATACGCACGACCACTCCTGCTGCGGTGGGGATCACCACCACGGCCATTCCCACCAGAATAGCGAGGGCGCCGAGGGCCGCGCCGATCTGTCCGGCCCGGCGGAAAGCCCGATCACCGTCGAGGTGACGCGCGGCAGCCTGGTGGAATCGGTCCACCGCGCCCGCGCCTGCATCGTCGATGCCGGCGGTCATGTGCTGGCGCGCTGGGGCGACATCGACGCCTCCGTCTACCCGCGCTCCGCCATCAAGTCGCTGCAGGCGATCCCGCTGGTGGAAAGCGGCGCGCTCGACGCCTTCGGGCTGGGGGACGAGGAACTGGCGCTCGCCTGCTCCTCCCACAATGGCGAGGCGCGGCATACCGAACTGGTGCGGTCCTGGGCGGAGCGGGTCGGGCTGACGCTCGACGATTACGAATGCGGCGCGCAGATCCCCTACGATCCGGCCACCGCCGCGGATCTGGTCCGCCGCGGCGAGGCGCCGACCGCCTTCCACAACAACTGCTCCGGCAAGCACAGCGGCTTCCTGACCACGGCGAAGCACAGGGGCGAGCGGCTGAAGGGCTATGTCCGCTACGAACACCCGGTGCAGCAGCGCATCCTGGGCGTGATTGAGCAGATGACCGGCCAGGACCTGTTCGGCGCGCCCTGGGGTGTGGACGGCTGTTCCATCCCCACCATCGGCATCCCGCTGGGCGCCATCGCCTATGCCATGGCCCGCATCGCCGACCCGGTCGACCTGCCCGACGCGCGGGCTGCGGCCGTCACCCGCATCGCCGCCGCCTGGGGCAGGCACCCCTTCCTGATCGGCGGCACCGGCACCTTCGACACCGCGCTGATGGAGGCGGCCGGCGGCGCCGTGCTGGTCAAGGGCGGGGCCGAGGGCGTCGGCTGCGCCGTGATCCCGGAGCAGGGCATCGGCATCGCGCTGAAGATCGAGGACGGCGCAGCCCGCGCCCGCGATGTTGCCTTGGCCGCGCTGATCCGCTCGACCGGGGCGCTGACCGAGGCGCAATGGGCGCGCGTGCCGCAATTGCTGACCGCCCCGCTGCTGAACCGCGCCGGCACGCGGGTGGGCGAGGTGCGGCCGGCGGCGGGCTGGCCGGCGGCTTAA